A stretch of the Channa argus isolate prfri chromosome 9, Channa argus male v1.0, whole genome shotgun sequence genome encodes the following:
- the lrrfip1a gene encoding leucine-rich repeat flightless-interacting protein 1 isoform X24 has protein sequence MGTQGTGRKRSTKKERSTAEDDALNLIAREAEARLAAKRAARAEAREIRMKELERQQKELSDDDERLSMGSRGSVRQLEDKDYLEKGSRAASILTTGTLTTSGGTSSRRGSGETAITVDAETSIREIKEIHELKDQIQDVETKYTQNLKDVKDVLAEMEEKYRKAMVSNAQLDNEKTNLMYQVDTLKDSLMELEELLSESRREFEEKVKEYEREKHAHSVLQFQFKEVKETLKQSEELLNEIRQLRIKQDGFVREISDLQETLEWKDKKIGALERQKEYTDAIRIERDELREEVVKLKDILKKHGIVLGPDLNINGDIGEAEVDGLPPSGDSVPNTAQDSQTSPTEGNSMLGNTEEIQLRSSAEEEVEPEQQQEMLKEEPKENHLSFDTHCNIADESTLKTSSEEQPIEKQQTCLPKEEDSIGDNVLSKDLNVDINGRPVTEAECVISKIICSPELGEILTSAEESVPERETAQGADLGEPSKSDLGEKEVKSGGVETQSDDSRGKCRKLFEEQECKQEVVEESNLRITESCPQQKGIEDVMKETLPESVSAESNPEPQQELENVIEAENDEIEEPSRSQPQGASATGKKKKRKRRGKKKGFTHEDKHQHKDGTEKQNSIEETDVELIKGDNWPKTEPNIDSSVTETFKELKMDHIEITQDRQETEDVATEVRVEPTESFSHKGALNEPNMEHVTNEHEEEQSLETKTVQEVEASLKIPYQMETTKESRIEPTKDEQDKEQLLQIEKVEEVDSLTSPSDANLSASDVTLILNIEDTDNKEFTSSVDDPKFGDPSNNGEDNPSEPENVHLVENEVGCVEQTKPECTTNNSSFETNSIQNTETESHNSSNGDITADQSEESNDFQMLSLKGLSHSESPPGPEEATGTVKEPGVDTEREGSSPSVSCHGDHQSEFNQDTIEKEKLTGNLRESEDLIEIDSSLHEEEGDTCDSATFTKNTELEAEECLLEPVAQAEQFCEIESQRVMCIDQTDEYHGEVSLETKAITTTTMSSRGESSREVSEIGFPVEQESAAVEDSGQENCKNYQENEKSIFLSAEQLHESSKDKSENHGSNPPSQHDSDEDENEQSFDFDDIDMEAAIASNPSGNPQQEEVEDGVEVMSDEGNIDSSGLCQSNTEPHENTQDKTVDDETDVKCLVEDSNRAGTLAEESSIFPQDSKNTHEEADCEKEENVCEEQVNTQKDETNEADEASLVTEEGKGLSVVEHNATSLDVVEEGLDVIQHEMQDKDLLLPKIADQGTSNKESPESGKDLKKNSKKGKGKSREECKMS, from the exons GCAGAGGCCAGGCTCGCAGCGAAGAGGGCAGCCAGGGCAGAAGCCAGAGAGATCCGCATGAAGGAGCTTGAGAGACAACAGAAAGAG CTCTCAGATGACGATGAGCGACTGTCAATGGGAAGCCGGGGCAGTGTCAGG cagTTGGAGGACAAAGATTATCTTGAGAAG GGATCTCGAGCAGCTTCTATCTTAACAACAGGAACCCTAACCACCTCAGGTGGGACATCCTCCCGGAGAGGAAGTGGAGAGACAGCAATAACTGTAGATGCTGAGACCTCCATACGAGAAATCAAG GAGATTCATGAACTGAAGGATCAGATTCAAGATGTGGAAACCAAGTACACACAGAACCTAAAAGACGTCAAG GATGTATTAGCAGAAATGGAGGAGAAATATCGGAAAGCCATGGTGTCCAACGCCCAGCTGGataatgagaaaacaaacttGATGTACCAGGTGGACACACTCAAGGACTCACTCATGGAACTGGAGGAACTGTTGTCTGAGTCGCGCCGGGAATTTGAGGAGAAAGTCAAG GAATATGAGCGAGAGAAACATGCCCACAGTGTTCTTCAGTTCCAGTTCAAAGAAGTGAAAGAGACGCTAAAACAAAGTGAAGAGCTGCTAAAT GAGATTCGTCAGCTGCGTATAAAACAGGATGGTTTTGTTAGAGAAATATCAGACCTGCAGGAGACACTGGAGTGGAAGGATAAAAAAATTGGG GCTTTAGAGCGACAGAAAGAATACACAGATGCAATCCGAATTGAGCGAGATGAGCTCAGAGAAGAGGTTGTGAAGCTCAAAGACATTTTGAAG AAACATGGAATAGTATTGGGACCTGATCTGAACATCAATGGGGACATTGGTGAGGCAGAAGTTGATGGACTGCCCCCCAGTGGAGACTCTGTCCCAAACACAGCTCAGGATTCACAGACCTCCCCAACGGAGGGGAACAGCATGCTTG GCAACACAGAGGAGATACAGTTAAGAAGTAGTGCAGAGGAAGAGGTGGAACCAGAGCAGCAGCAAGAAATGCTGAAAGAGGAACCAAAAGAGAATCACTTGAGCTTTGATACACACTGTAATATTGCTGATGAGTCCACACTGAAAACATCTAGTGAGGAACAACCTatagaaaaacaacagacatgCTTACCCAAAGAAGAAGACAGCATCGGAGACAATGTCCTTAGCAAGGACTTAAATGTTGACATTAATGGCCGCCCAGTCACAGAAGCCGAATGTGTAATAAGTAAAATTATTTGCAGCCCTGAACTTGGAGAAATTTTAACAAGTGCTGAGGAAAGTGTTCCAGAAAGAGAAACTGCTCAGGGGGCAGATTTGGGAGAACCAAGTAAGTCTGATTTAGGGGAGAAAGAAGTCAAAAGCGGTGGTGTTGAAACACAGAGTGATGATAGTAGAGGTAAATGTAGAAAGCTTTTTGAAGAGCAAGAATGCAAACAGGAAGTTGTTGAGGAAAGTAATTTGAGGATTACAGAATCATGTCCTCAGCAAAAAGGAATAGAGGATGTTATGAAAGAAACCTTACCGGAGTCAGTCTCTGCTGAATCAAACCCAGAACCTCAACAAGAGCTTGAGAATGTTATAGAGGCAGAGAATGATGAGATAGAGGAACCCAGCAGATCACAGCCTCAAGGTGCATCTGCcacaggaaagaagaagaaaaggaagaggagaggcaAAAAGAAAGGATTTACTCATGAGGACAAGCACCAACACAAAGATggaacagagaaacaaaacagcataGAAGAAACAGATGTAGAGTTGATTAAAGGAGACAATTGGCCAAAAACTGAACCTAACATTGACAGTTCTGTCACTGAAACCTTCAAGGAATTAAAGATGGATCATATTGAAATTACGCAGGATAGACAAGAAACTGAGGATGTAGCTACAGAAGTAAGAGTGGAACCCACTGAATCATTTTCTCACAAGGGGGCACTCAACGAACCAAACATGGAGCATGTTACAAATGAGCATGAGGAGGAACAAAGTTTGGAAACTAAGACTGTACAAGAAGTAGAGGCATCTTTGAAAATCCCTTATCAAATGGAAACTACTAAGGAATCAAGAATAGAACCCACAAAAGATGAGCAGGACAAAGAACAGCTTTTGCAAATAGAGAAGGTAGAAGAAGTGGACTCTTTGACAAGCCCTTCAGACGCCAACCTGAGTGCATCTGATGTTACACTCATCTTAAACATTGAGGACACAGACAACAAAGAGTTTACTTCAAGTGTAGATGACCCTAAATTTGGAGACCCCTCAAATAATGGTGAAGACAATCCTAGTGAACCAGAAAATGTTCATCTTGTAGAGAATGAAGTTGGGTGTGTTGAGCAAACAAAACCTGAATGCACAACTAACAACAGCAGTTTTGAAACAAACAGTatccaaaacactgaaactgaatCTCACAATTCAAGCAATGGTGACATTACTGCTGATCAATCAGAGGAGTCAAACGATTTTCAGATGCTCAGTCTCAAAGGTTTGTCTCACTCAGAGTCACCCCCAGGACCTGAGGAGGCAACTGGGACAGTCAAAGAGCCTGGAGTAGATACGGAACGAGAAGGCTCTTCTCCCAGTGTCAGTTGTCATGGTGATCATCAGTCAGAGTTTAACCAAGACACGATAGAAAAAGAGAAGCTTACTGGAAACCTAAGGGAATCTGAAGATTTAATCGAGATAGATAGCTCCTTGCATGAAGAAGAAGGAGATACTTGTGACAGTGCAACATTTACGAAAAACACTGAATTGGAAGCTGAAGAGTGTCTTTTGGAGCCTGTGGCTCAGGCTGAACAATTTTGTGAAATAGAAAGCCAAAGAGTTATGTGCATTGATCAAACTGATGAATATCATGGGGAGGTGTCTTTAGAAACAAAAGCGATTACCACCACAACCATGTCAAGCAGAGGAGAGTCTTCAAGAGAAGTTTCTGAGATCGGCTTCCCTGTCGAACAGGAATCAGCTGCCGTAGAAGATTCAGGacaagaaaactgtaaaaattatCAGGAAAacgaaaaaagtatttttctttcagctgagCAACTGCATGAGTCTAGCAAAGACAAATCAGAGAATCATGGTTCCAATCCACCCAGCCAGCATGACAGTGATGAAGATGAGAACGAGCAGTCTTTTGATTTTGATGACATAGATATGGAAGCAGCCATTGCATCAAATCCCTCTGGAAATCCACAACAGGAAGAAGTTGAGGATGGAGTTGAAGTCATGTCCGATGAAGGCAACATTGATAGTTCAGGGCTGTGCCAAAGTAATACTGAACCACATGAAAATACACAAGACAAGACAGTTGATGATGAGACTGATGTGAAGTGTTTAGTTGAAGATAGTAATCGGGCAGGTACACTAGCTGAAGAGTCAAGCATCTTCCCCCAAGACAGCAAAAACACTCATGAAGAAGCTGACTGTGAGAAggaggaaaatgtgtgtgaagagCAAGTAAACACACAGAAGGATGAAACCAATGAAGCAGATGAAGCAAGTCTCGTTACAGAAGAAGGAAAGGGTTTGAGTGTTGTAGAGCACAATGCAACATCTTTAGATGTAGTAGAGGAAGGATTAGATGTCATTCAGCATGAAATGCAGGATAAAGATTTGCTTTTACCAAAGATTGCAGACCAAGGGACCAGCAACAAAGAGTCACCAGAGTCAGGGAAAGATTTGAAGAAGAACAGCAAGAAAGGCAAAGGCAAGAGCAGAGAGGAATGCAAGATGTCTTAG
- the lrrfip1a gene encoding leucine-rich repeat flightless-interacting protein 1 isoform X26, whose product MGTQGTGRKRSTKKERSTAEDDALNLIAREAEARLAAKRAARAEAREIRMKELERQQKEQLEDKDYLEKGSRAASILTTGTLTTSGGTSSRRGSGETAITVDAETSIREIKEIHELKDQIQDVETKYTQNLKDVKDVLAEMEEKYRKAMVSNAQLDNEKTNLMYQVDTLKDSLMELEELLSESRREFEEKVKEYEREKHAHSVLQFQFKEVKETLKQSEELLNEIRQLRIKQDGFVREISDLQETLEWKDKKIGALERQKEYTDAIRIERDELREEVVKLKDILKKHGIVLGPDLNINGDIGEAEVDGLPPSGDSVPNTAQDSQTSPTEGNSMLGNTEEIQLRSSAEEEVEPEQQQEMLKEEPKENHLSFDTHCNIADESTLKTSSEEQPIEKQQTCLPKEEDSIGDNVLSKDLNVDINGRPVTEAECVISKIICSPELGEILTSAEESVPERETAQGADLGEPSKSDLGEKEVKSGGVETQSDDSRGKCRKLFEEQECKQEVVEESNLRITESCPQQKGIEDVMKETLPESVSAESNPEPQQELENVIEAENDEIEEPSRSQPQGASATGKKKKRKRRGKKKGFTHEDKHQHKDGTEKQNSIEETDVELIKGDNWPKTEPNIDSSVTETFKELKMDHIEITQDRQETEDVATEVRVEPTESFSHKGALNEPNMEHVTNEHEEEQSLETKTVQEVEASLKIPYQMETTKESRIEPTKDEQDKEQLLQIEKVEEVDSLTSPSDANLSASDVTLILNIEDTDNKEFTSSVDDPKFGDPSNNGEDNPSEPENVHLVENEVGCVEQTKPECTTNNSSFETNSIQNTETESHNSSNGDITADQSEESNDFQMLSLKGLSHSESPPGPEEATGTVKEPGVDTEREGSSPSVSCHGDHQSEFNQDTIEKEKLTGNLRESEDLIEIDSSLHEEEGDTCDSATFTKNTELEAEECLLEPVAQAEQFCEIESQRVMCIDQTDEYHGEVSLETKAITTTTMSSRGESSREVSEIGFPVEQESAAVEDSGQENCKNYQENEKSIFLSAEQLHESSKDKSENHGSNPPSQHDSDEDENEQSFDFDDIDMEAAIASNPSGNPQQEEVEDGVEVMSDEGNIDSSGLCQSNTEPHENTQDKTVDDETDVKCLVEDSNRAGTLAEESSIFPQDSKNTHEEADCEKEENVCEEQVNTQKDETNEADEASLVTEEGKGLSVVEHNATSLDVVEEGLDVIQHEMQDKDLLLPKIADQGTSNKESPESGKDLKKNSKKGKGKSREECKMS is encoded by the exons GCAGAGGCCAGGCTCGCAGCGAAGAGGGCAGCCAGGGCAGAAGCCAGAGAGATCCGCATGAAGGAGCTTGAGAGACAACAGAAAGAG cagTTGGAGGACAAAGATTATCTTGAGAAG GGATCTCGAGCAGCTTCTATCTTAACAACAGGAACCCTAACCACCTCAGGTGGGACATCCTCCCGGAGAGGAAGTGGAGAGACAGCAATAACTGTAGATGCTGAGACCTCCATACGAGAAATCAAG GAGATTCATGAACTGAAGGATCAGATTCAAGATGTGGAAACCAAGTACACACAGAACCTAAAAGACGTCAAG GATGTATTAGCAGAAATGGAGGAGAAATATCGGAAAGCCATGGTGTCCAACGCCCAGCTGGataatgagaaaacaaacttGATGTACCAGGTGGACACACTCAAGGACTCACTCATGGAACTGGAGGAACTGTTGTCTGAGTCGCGCCGGGAATTTGAGGAGAAAGTCAAG GAATATGAGCGAGAGAAACATGCCCACAGTGTTCTTCAGTTCCAGTTCAAAGAAGTGAAAGAGACGCTAAAACAAAGTGAAGAGCTGCTAAAT GAGATTCGTCAGCTGCGTATAAAACAGGATGGTTTTGTTAGAGAAATATCAGACCTGCAGGAGACACTGGAGTGGAAGGATAAAAAAATTGGG GCTTTAGAGCGACAGAAAGAATACACAGATGCAATCCGAATTGAGCGAGATGAGCTCAGAGAAGAGGTTGTGAAGCTCAAAGACATTTTGAAG AAACATGGAATAGTATTGGGACCTGATCTGAACATCAATGGGGACATTGGTGAGGCAGAAGTTGATGGACTGCCCCCCAGTGGAGACTCTGTCCCAAACACAGCTCAGGATTCACAGACCTCCCCAACGGAGGGGAACAGCATGCTTG GCAACACAGAGGAGATACAGTTAAGAAGTAGTGCAGAGGAAGAGGTGGAACCAGAGCAGCAGCAAGAAATGCTGAAAGAGGAACCAAAAGAGAATCACTTGAGCTTTGATACACACTGTAATATTGCTGATGAGTCCACACTGAAAACATCTAGTGAGGAACAACCTatagaaaaacaacagacatgCTTACCCAAAGAAGAAGACAGCATCGGAGACAATGTCCTTAGCAAGGACTTAAATGTTGACATTAATGGCCGCCCAGTCACAGAAGCCGAATGTGTAATAAGTAAAATTATTTGCAGCCCTGAACTTGGAGAAATTTTAACAAGTGCTGAGGAAAGTGTTCCAGAAAGAGAAACTGCTCAGGGGGCAGATTTGGGAGAACCAAGTAAGTCTGATTTAGGGGAGAAAGAAGTCAAAAGCGGTGGTGTTGAAACACAGAGTGATGATAGTAGAGGTAAATGTAGAAAGCTTTTTGAAGAGCAAGAATGCAAACAGGAAGTTGTTGAGGAAAGTAATTTGAGGATTACAGAATCATGTCCTCAGCAAAAAGGAATAGAGGATGTTATGAAAGAAACCTTACCGGAGTCAGTCTCTGCTGAATCAAACCCAGAACCTCAACAAGAGCTTGAGAATGTTATAGAGGCAGAGAATGATGAGATAGAGGAACCCAGCAGATCACAGCCTCAAGGTGCATCTGCcacaggaaagaagaagaaaaggaagaggagaggcaAAAAGAAAGGATTTACTCATGAGGACAAGCACCAACACAAAGATggaacagagaaacaaaacagcataGAAGAAACAGATGTAGAGTTGATTAAAGGAGACAATTGGCCAAAAACTGAACCTAACATTGACAGTTCTGTCACTGAAACCTTCAAGGAATTAAAGATGGATCATATTGAAATTACGCAGGATAGACAAGAAACTGAGGATGTAGCTACAGAAGTAAGAGTGGAACCCACTGAATCATTTTCTCACAAGGGGGCACTCAACGAACCAAACATGGAGCATGTTACAAATGAGCATGAGGAGGAACAAAGTTTGGAAACTAAGACTGTACAAGAAGTAGAGGCATCTTTGAAAATCCCTTATCAAATGGAAACTACTAAGGAATCAAGAATAGAACCCACAAAAGATGAGCAGGACAAAGAACAGCTTTTGCAAATAGAGAAGGTAGAAGAAGTGGACTCTTTGACAAGCCCTTCAGACGCCAACCTGAGTGCATCTGATGTTACACTCATCTTAAACATTGAGGACACAGACAACAAAGAGTTTACTTCAAGTGTAGATGACCCTAAATTTGGAGACCCCTCAAATAATGGTGAAGACAATCCTAGTGAACCAGAAAATGTTCATCTTGTAGAGAATGAAGTTGGGTGTGTTGAGCAAACAAAACCTGAATGCACAACTAACAACAGCAGTTTTGAAACAAACAGTatccaaaacactgaaactgaatCTCACAATTCAAGCAATGGTGACATTACTGCTGATCAATCAGAGGAGTCAAACGATTTTCAGATGCTCAGTCTCAAAGGTTTGTCTCACTCAGAGTCACCCCCAGGACCTGAGGAGGCAACTGGGACAGTCAAAGAGCCTGGAGTAGATACGGAACGAGAAGGCTCTTCTCCCAGTGTCAGTTGTCATGGTGATCATCAGTCAGAGTTTAACCAAGACACGATAGAAAAAGAGAAGCTTACTGGAAACCTAAGGGAATCTGAAGATTTAATCGAGATAGATAGCTCCTTGCATGAAGAAGAAGGAGATACTTGTGACAGTGCAACATTTACGAAAAACACTGAATTGGAAGCTGAAGAGTGTCTTTTGGAGCCTGTGGCTCAGGCTGAACAATTTTGTGAAATAGAAAGCCAAAGAGTTATGTGCATTGATCAAACTGATGAATATCATGGGGAGGTGTCTTTAGAAACAAAAGCGATTACCACCACAACCATGTCAAGCAGAGGAGAGTCTTCAAGAGAAGTTTCTGAGATCGGCTTCCCTGTCGAACAGGAATCAGCTGCCGTAGAAGATTCAGGacaagaaaactgtaaaaattatCAGGAAAacgaaaaaagtatttttctttcagctgagCAACTGCATGAGTCTAGCAAAGACAAATCAGAGAATCATGGTTCCAATCCACCCAGCCAGCATGACAGTGATGAAGATGAGAACGAGCAGTCTTTTGATTTTGATGACATAGATATGGAAGCAGCCATTGCATCAAATCCCTCTGGAAATCCACAACAGGAAGAAGTTGAGGATGGAGTTGAAGTCATGTCCGATGAAGGCAACATTGATAGTTCAGGGCTGTGCCAAAGTAATACTGAACCACATGAAAATACACAAGACAAGACAGTTGATGATGAGACTGATGTGAAGTGTTTAGTTGAAGATAGTAATCGGGCAGGTACACTAGCTGAAGAGTCAAGCATCTTCCCCCAAGACAGCAAAAACACTCATGAAGAAGCTGACTGTGAGAAggaggaaaatgtgtgtgaagagCAAGTAAACACACAGAAGGATGAAACCAATGAAGCAGATGAAGCAAGTCTCGTTACAGAAGAAGGAAAGGGTTTGAGTGTTGTAGAGCACAATGCAACATCTTTAGATGTAGTAGAGGAAGGATTAGATGTCATTCAGCATGAAATGCAGGATAAAGATTTGCTTTTACCAAAGATTGCAGACCAAGGGACCAGCAACAAAGAGTCACCAGAGTCAGGGAAAGATTTGAAGAAGAACAGCAAGAAAGGCAAAGGCAAGAGCAGAGAGGAATGCAAGATGTCTTAG